Proteins encoded in a region of the Coregonus clupeaformis isolate EN_2021a chromosome 9, ASM2061545v1, whole genome shotgun sequence genome:
- the LOC121573967 gene encoding galactosylgalactosylxylosylprotein 3-beta-glucuronosyltransferase 1-like — MPKRRDILAIVLIVLPWTLLITVWHQSAIAPLLAARKDDRHESRRDSQNTFTLKEPCSSENNKDIVKVLRTEYIYSRQPLWSNVLPTLHVVTPTYSRPVQKAELTRLANTFLHVPNLHWILVEDSQRRTPLVTRLLQETGLNYTHLNVETPRNYKLRGDMTDPRIPRGTMQRNLALRWLRETFSPNNSNSQPGIVYFADDDNTYSLDLFEEMRSTRKVSVWPVAFVGGLRYESPKVNTMGKVYGWKTVFDPNRPFAIDMAGFAVNLRLILFKPQAYFKLRGVKGGYQESSLLRELVTLSDLEPKAANCTKVLVWHTRTEKPVLVNEGKKGFTDSNVEI; from the exons ATGCCGAAGAGACGAGACATTCTGGCCATTGTGTTGATCGTGTTGCCTTGGACGCTACTTATCACTGTTTGGCATCAGAGTGCCATCGCCCCTCTGCTAGCTGCTCGAAAGG ATGACAGACATGAGAGTCGGCGAGACTCCCAGAACACCTTCACCCTCAAGGAGCCCTGCTCCTCGGAGAACAACAAGGACATTGTGAAGGTGTTGCGCACCGAGTACATCTACAGCCGCCAACCGCTCTGGTCTAATGTCCTCCCCACCCTCCACGTCGTCACCCCAACCTACAGCCGGCCGGTCCAGAAGGCAGAGCTGACCCGTCTGGCCAACACCTTCCTCCACGTGCCCAACCTGCACTGGATCCTGGTTGAGGACTCTCAGCGACGAACCCCGCTAGTCACCAGGCTCCTCCAGGAAACAGGCCTGAACTACACCCACCTTAACGTGGAGACACCCAGGAACTATAAGCTGCGTGGGGACATGACGGACCCCAGGATACCCCGTGGAACCATGCAGAGGAACCTGGCCCTGCGCTGGCTCAGAGAGACCTTCAGCCCCAACAACAGCAACAGCCAGCCGGGTATCGTCTACTTTGCAGACGATGACAACACCTATAGTCTGGACCTGTTTGAGGAG ATGCGTTCAACGAGGAAGGTGTCTGTGTGGCCTGTAGCCTTTGTGGGCGGCCTGCGCTACGAGTCCCCTAAAGTCAACACCATGGGCAAGGTTTACGGCTGGAAGACTGTGTTTGACCCCAACCGCCCCTTTGCCATAGACATGGCTGGGTTTGCGGTGAACCTCCGCCTCATTCTCTTTAAGCCTCAGGCCTACTTCAAGCTGCGGGGCGTCAAGGGAGGATACCAGGAGAGCAGCTTACTGCGGGAGCTGGTCACCCTCAGCGACCTGGAGCCCAAGGCTGCTAATTGCACTAAG GTACTTGTATGGCATACTAGGACAGAGAAGCCTGTCCTGGTGAACGAGGGAAAGAAAGGATTTACGGACTCCAACGTGGAGATATGA